In Bradysia coprophila strain Holo2 unplaced genomic scaffold, BU_Bcop_v1 contig_122, whole genome shotgun sequence, the genomic window aaaagcaaaatgaataatagtctgaaacgcaaagttttcgacacttgtgtccttccagtgctcacttatggagcggaaacgttaactttaacgaaagcatccgaagataaattgagagtgacacaaagagccatggaccggagtatgcttggaataacactcagagacagaatgacgaatcaatggattcgaccacaaaccagggtcgttgatgtcatggaaagaatagcatctctgaaatagggctgggcgggacatattgcaagaaggacagacgaacgttggaccaaaaagatcatgaattggcgaccatataaaagacgagctataggtagaccaccagagagatggacaaacggaattaagaatattgcaggtacaaactggcagcaaatggcaatggatcgtacgaaatggaaagaatttGGAGAGgtctacatccagcagtggatagaaacaggctgaaaaagaagaagaagaagaaggtcGGTTCCCAGATTTTAGGATGACAGAtaattcctctggcactacctaacttctgTCCgttttttcgatgaattttggttattttcgacatgagtgaggtgttccaaagttggttcataaattttgagatgacagatgattactctggcactacctaacttccatcggatttttttgatggattcggtttttttgacatgagtgaggtgttccaaggttggttcctaaattttgggatgacagatgattcctctggcacttcctaacttccatcggattttttgatggattttggttattttcgacatgagtgaggtgtttcaagattggttcctaaattttgggatgacagatgattcctctggcactacctaacttccatcggattttttgatggattttggttattttcgatataaatgaGGTGGTCCAacgttggttcctaaattttgggatgacagatgattcctctggcacttcctaacttccatcggtttttttttatggatttgggGTATTTCCGATATAAGTGAGTTgctccaaggttggttcctaaattttgggatgacatatgatttctctgacacttcctaacttccaccgtatttttcaatggatttgagCTGTAGTCGACGAGAGATGATTACAAAACTAGTGACCTTTACCCCTAAACTTctaaaagaactgatatccaccaaaaaacccagaagggtaaaaatgtgacgcaagtccttgtttctgcttacaaaataactgatatcgatGAGGGTGACccattctgcgcctcaacgcaaaaattttatcaacaaaaaattgacctaaaaaacttagtaaagaaaatcttacaaaaaaattgcgtcacaagtggcagatatTGAGAACTGTTCCGAAAATAGttaaaaaagggaaaaatatATCCTGAATTATGGTATTCATTCCATCACTTCTACAATGTCTCAGTAAACTTAGTGGTGTGTGGTAAAAATTGTCAGAACTTGATGCAGTCATCTGAATTTATAGCCCCGGCCATTAATCGGGTAAATTCagttgaaaatagaaataaaagcCATGTACCAGCAAATgataagtaattttttttctttatcttaTTTACTCGAAATGGAGTCAATagacgaaaattttctttgaatttcttATCTTGCTATCGAAATGAATCCGTTTAAATTGACATCCAAGTCTTGTGTTGCTGTGCGTTTTCTTGGTGCGCAGAATTTTCGTTATAAAAAGtgaaacgaaattgaattcgaaaaCATTATCGCCTTAGCCGTGGTTGTGTGTTAAGTCTCCCTTGATCAAGTTTTaaagatttgaattttcactACGAAAATGTTCGTTGTACTCTGTGCAATATTCGCTTTGGCGCTGGTGAGTATATAAGCGGTCAATCTCGTTACCGATGGAAcggatttttctttaaaacatGCTGTTTCGATTCAGACTGGTACCGAAGCCCAAGACTATGCAACAGGCGTGCAAATTTCATCTTTTGCAACCGCCGAAGAACCAACATGTACCAAAACTGGTCCCGAATGTGCAGCCGATTGCTCAACATTAATGGTAACATTACTTGCATCTAGTTCCACACCCTCACGTTTGATAAAACTCTTATTTAGATCTGTATGGCCGGTGATCCTACACCATTAGACACAGTCCTTTGCTCTTCTCCAAATCAGTATTGCGTGAACGGTGCCTGTACAACGAAACCAACCAGCCAATGCACTAGCGCACCATCATTTACCTGCACTGACGATGGGGTATTTCCAGGTTAGCAATTGATGCAGAGATGTTGTCTTGTCAATTTACATGTTTTGTGCACCGAAAATGACTTTCGGCACacaaagcatgtaaaataatcCATCATAAATTTCAGAACCCTCGGACTGTACCAGATATCGAACCTGTGAAGCAGGAGAATCTTCACTACTGCAGTGTCCAACTGGATTTGTATTCAATTCTCAACTCAACGTTTGCCAAAGGGGAACATTACCTTGCTCCAAAATCGACTGCTCAAAGGCATCCACCTCCAAGCCGTACATTGTCTACGCTAGCAATACCAGATTTTATGCTTACTGTATATTCAATGCGGGAAACATCCGAACAATTATGTTCCGATGTGGAGAAAGTGAGATCTTCGACACCTCCATCAATGCATGCCGACTCAATTGCAAAGCCAAAGGATACTACCAGAACCCATCCAGTTGCAATGAATATTTCTATTGTAGTGCTGCTTCAGCTAAACCATCCGAGGTGATGGCCTGTCCACCAAATTATGTGTTCGATGGCACTGGTTGCAACAGCGATGCCAGCAAATGTAAATTCCCTCCTCCAGCTGTtgtttagaaaaaaacttcgtttgcattttcatgtttcggcagaataaacaatttataaGCGCAATTTTGAGGCAATTTTGACGTGTTTTAATGTTGCTGCATAGGGAAACTGTAACTCAAATGTAATGGACTTTTGTAGAATTGGTAGAATTCCattacatttctagtacatttcgtcatcAGGCTACAAATGATAGCACCAGCGCTCTATTCTtagtgaaccaacttcactgctatgaAATTTTATGGATATTTACAGggagtgaagttatttcactagaaaatagagcgcaaagaatgaagtactgaaatagttatttgttcaccgaggaagaaaagttgaaaattgctGTTGTGAGTGATGCAAATGCTTTTACCATAcgctttttttttacataccGCACCTCAGTCAGACCTCGATGTTATCAAATATTTCTGGTTTTAAAATAATTCGTTGCCTTACACTAGTATTCCTTTGGTGaatattcttttgtttaaacgtTTCAGCAGTATCGGATCTATAGCTTCAATTGTTCTAAATATTTGTCAGAGATTGAGTTTTCAATATATAACTCTGCATTAGCGTCAGAGATTGTCGTTTATTCCTGGAGTGTTTAGCTATAACGAGTTAAACTTTCTAATTGTCGCACCTCACAAGGCTAATTATTCAGAATTTCAATTcctaaattcttaaaaattttagaaacttgaagaattttcaagaaaaaattctcaaaaataattaatatcAGGTTCCAACTGTCCTGAATACGTACACGATGTTTTCCCGAAGAAAATGTTGCCGTCAATTccgttaagagtgatatcgccaaaacttgaaccaattttggtgaaaataaatacaatggttcggcaatccaggcaagctatagctcgtttgaatcgcctttcaattctaagaaatagggatcttttactttttcggttattttcccattttctgggtgaacacgtgaaaagtgatagcatgtcaaggggtggtgaaaacagtttttttgtgatagctcaagatagacatgtttttaaaagttgaaaatttgtaggaatataggcctttgACAGAtcttcataaagagtataatcatcggtatgggccgccacccgttctggacttatgactcaaaatatggtcaatgttCGGACAGTcctactggcttgcaacagaatttatccgcggaactgactatagggttTTGTAGCTGGACTTAGCTGGATTTCTagaaatgaggttttccacctactacgaagtaggtggaaagcaacattttcaagaccaATGTTCGCTCGGTTTAGGACAATTTtgagctgaacatgtaattatgatttagtttatttcatttccatcgctccagcctgtttgaagaccaaaaacaagtcgaaaacactgaaaattaTGGGTCTCCTGGAGCGACAGTTTACTTCGACTTACtttatggcttgcaacagaatttatctgaGGTTTATTATATGTGGAACAAAAGAGagtaagtccagctacaaaACCCTATAGTCATTTCcgcggataaattctgttgcaagccagtaggactgtccaaacattgaccatattttgagccataagtccagaacgggtggcggcccataccgatgattatactcttttTGAAGGTCTGTCAAATGCCTATAatcctacaaattttcaacttttagaaacatgtctatcttgagctatcacaaaaaaactgttttcaccaccccttgacatgctatcacttttcacgtgttcacccagaaaatgggaaactaaccgaaaaagtaaaagatccctatttcttagaattgaaagacaattcaaacgagctataatagcttgcctggattgccgaaccattgttttcaaattggttcaagttttggcgatattaCTCTTATGAGTTTTATCTTAAAACCTCAGAATTGACTCTTGAAAATTCCCaacaaattctgaaaaattccctaaaaaataataataatccaCCTGGCACCTCCCATAATCAAGTACACACATTCTTAACACAGATCCCGTCCACATATATTTTACTGAAATCAAACCGACTCGCGTATCAAATCATTTTCACTCTTCACCAAGACGAACGACCCATAAACATTTTACCATCTTCTGCCATTTGTACACTCCAGCGATAATAATATTCCGACCATCCCAAACACTTataaaatgaatgtaaaaaataCAAGTGTTCGCGATTAGTAACACAATTGTAGGTGGTATTACCCGAAAAATAAAGCGAATTGCATTGGTAGCCCATCTGCAAAACCATAACGAATTTCTCATCacagttgttgtttttgtaaaatattaacATTTTAGAGAAGCGATAGGGAAATGTGTATTCTCTCTATGTGCCAGAGGGGTTAAAATGAACATACATTAGAGGTAACGACACAGCAATCAAATGGTATATATAACAAATAGAAATGATATTGCGAAACATATTCTCGtggattcgattttttttttcttcttcgtatAATCAACTCTGTAGGTATAGCTGTACACATAGCCCACATGTAACTATTGTTTTGAAGACCCTTTTCGCAGTTGtgtttattttccaaaactccGACTGCATTAAACACGCATTTACCATTCATCAAAAATCTAATGCTCTCCCCCCATTCTCCATTCagaaattgatgtttttttttgtacacagaacaattttcatgtttttgttttatcgcTTAATGTTTCAGGTGGTGAATCTCACATTCGCTGTCGTGGCATAAGAAAGGTGACCGTATACCCGGATGTAAATTGTATGCTCGTGTATGGACGCCGGAAGATCCGCGAGCGAATCAACGTGGACTGGCCGGACCATCGTAT contains:
- the LOC119073065 gene encoding uncharacterized protein LOC119073065, with the translated sequence MFVVLCAIFALALTGTEAQDYATGVQISSFATAEEPTCTKTGPECAADCSTLMICMAGDPTPLDTVLCSSPNQYCVNGACTTKPTSQCTSAPSFTCTDDGVFPEPSDCTRYRTCEAGESSLLQCPTGFVFNSQLNVCQRGTLPCSKIDCSKASTSKPYIVYASNTRFYAYCIFNAGNIRTIMFRCGESEIFDTSINACRLNCKAKGYYQNPSSCNEYFYCSAASAKPSEVMACPPNYVFDGTGCNSDASKCKFPPPAVV